The following proteins are encoded in a genomic region of Amphiura filiformis chromosome 11, Afil_fr2py, whole genome shotgun sequence:
- the LOC140165171 gene encoding muscarinic acetylcholine receptor M1-like: MDATTDVMYLSTTLNDSATSVEPGTQPPWPISVQVVLSLVVALTSLGTAIGNAIVIYAYFTTRALRTYTNFYVLNLAILDLIGGLFPMPMYGAYWIVGYWPFSIPMCDFYLWVNHTTLNATSIAVLIIAVDRYRSIVHPIKHFQQRNWRYAALWISICYIASLLIWTPAIFIWPVVSGRSVPPYICQPEYINSIGFASFAQLELFWVPVVAMAILYTKVYRVYRKRMGARKYKKKTRMDAVQASEGDSGISSKNTASTGVAASEEMSSTPGSDPGSQRDCQSGGGRFESRKMRQEGNRAVRTLSFIFAVFLASGIPWAILVVVFNMCPTCIPLALYQTSVYVARISSLFNPACYAAANPLFKNAFKRIFCFWRKG; this comes from the exons ATGGATGCAACAACAGACGTAATGTACCTATCTACCACACTCAATGACTCAGCTACTAGCGTTGAACCGGGCACCCAACCCCCATGGCCAATTTCAGTACAAGTCGTTTTGTCATTGGTTGTCGCATTGACATCACTTGGTACAGCAATCGGTAACGCGATAGTCATCTATGCTTACTTTACAACACGTGCTTTAAGAACATACACAAACTTTTATGTGTTAAACCTAGCGATATTAGATTTAATTGGCGGGCTTTTTCCTATGCCGATGTACGGAGCGTATTGGATTGTTGGTTACTGGCCGTTCAGCATTCCTATGTGCGATTTTTATCTATGGGTGAACCACACTACGCTAAATGCGACTTCCATTGCCGTTCTCATAATAGCCGTTGACAGATACCGTTCTATTGTTCACCCTATCAAACATTTCCAACAGCGTAATTGGCGTTATGCCGCCCTCTGGATCTCAATTTGTTACATCGCCTCCCTCTTAATCTGGACACCTGCGATTTTCATCTGGCCAGTTGTTAGCGGAAGATCTGTCCCGCCATATATTTGTCAACCAGAATACATTAACAGCATTGGGTTTGCCTCCTTTGCACAGTTGGAACTATTTTGGGTCCCTGTCGTTGCGATGGCGATACTTTACACTAAAGTCTACAGGGTGTATAGAAAGCGCATGGGAGCAAGGAAATACAAGAAAAAGACCCGGATGGATGCAGTACAAGCAAGTGAAGGTGATTCGGGAATATCTTCTAAAAATACGGCAAGTACAGGAGTAGCAGCATCAGAGGAGATGAGTTCAACTCCTGGTAGTGATCCAGGGTCGCAAAGAGATTGCCAATCAGGTGGTGGTCGGTTCGAAAGTCGAAAAATGAGGCAAGAGGGTAATAGGGCAGTGCGCACTCTGTCGTTTATCTTTGCAGTGTTTTTAGCGTCGGGAATTCCGTGGGCTATTCTGGTGGTTGTGTTCAACATGTGTCCTACTTGCATACCACTGGCACTATACCAG ACGAGTGTCTACGTGGCCCGAATTAGTAGTTTGTTTAACCCAGCGTGCTATGCTGCAGCAAATCCACTCTTCAAAAACGCTTTTAAACGAATATTTTGCTTTTGGCGCAAAGGGTAA